Proteins encoded by one window of Sulfurospirillum barnesii SES-3:
- the gatA gene encoding Asp-tRNA(Asn)/Glu-tRNA(Gln) amidotransferase subunit GatA — MITLKEALKLPKEEIEAFRSDLKQEIEAKKSLGAYVEQLTCKPLSEYGTGIPIAIKDNIQVDGWEVTSGSNILQGYVAPYNATVIDNMLRHGLAPFGRTNMDEFAMGSSTESSFYGKTLNPHNPNCVPGGSSGGSAAAVAGGIAIAALGSDTGGSIRQPAAFCGCVGLKPTYGKVSRYGLGAYSSSLDQIGPITQNVEDAAILYDIIAGHEPKDSTSANMAHQSVADKLNPNRKMTIAVIENYLNEASPEVREKMVEGIRALEKAGHKIIYRNFINSKYDIATYYVIATAEASANLSRYDGVRYGNRGSNDNLKEMFIQSRSLGFGEEVKRRILLGTFVLSSGYYDAYYIKAQKARHFIKAQYEAIFKEADLILMPVTPTSAFEFGSKADPLEMYLSDIYTISLNLAGLPGISVPLGFDSKGLPVGAQLVGQAYGEQALLDGALSLERALGL, encoded by the coding sequence GTGATAACCTTAAAAGAGGCGTTGAAACTTCCTAAAGAAGAGATCGAAGCGTTTAGAAGCGATTTAAAACAAGAGATAGAAGCGAAAAAAAGCTTAGGTGCGTATGTGGAACAGCTTACATGTAAACCTTTGAGCGAGTATGGCACAGGTATCCCCATTGCCATTAAAGATAATATTCAAGTGGATGGTTGGGAAGTGACGAGTGGTTCTAACATCCTTCAAGGCTATGTTGCACCTTACAATGCAACCGTTATTGATAATATGTTACGCCATGGCTTAGCCCCTTTTGGTCGAACCAATATGGATGAATTTGCGATGGGAAGTTCAACTGAATCTTCCTTTTACGGGAAAACACTCAATCCCCACAATCCAAACTGTGTGCCTGGTGGAAGCAGTGGTGGAAGTGCAGCAGCGGTGGCAGGTGGCATTGCCATTGCTGCATTAGGGAGTGATACGGGGGGCAGTATTCGCCAACCTGCGGCATTTTGCGGTTGTGTGGGGCTCAAACCTACCTATGGCAAAGTAAGTCGTTACGGTTTGGGAGCATATTCAAGCTCTTTAGATCAGATTGGACCCATTACGCAAAATGTGGAAGATGCGGCGATTTTGTACGACATTATCGCAGGGCATGAACCCAAAGACTCCACCAGTGCAAATATGGCACATCAAAGTGTGGCAGATAAACTCAACCCTAATCGTAAAATGACCATTGCAGTGATTGAAAATTATTTAAATGAAGCCAGTCCTGAAGTGCGTGAAAAAATGGTTGAAGGAATTCGTGCGCTTGAAAAAGCGGGGCATAAAATTATTTATCGTAATTTCATTAACTCAAAATATGACATTGCAACCTATTATGTTATCGCCACCGCTGAAGCGAGTGCGAATTTAAGCCGCTACGATGGGGTACGTTATGGTAACCGTGGAAGCAATGACAATCTTAAAGAGATGTTTATTCAAAGCAGAAGCTTAGGGTTTGGTGAAGAGGTTAAGAGAAGAATCCTTTTAGGGACGTTTGTTTTAAGCAGTGGGTATTACGATGCCTATTACATTAAGGCACAAAAAGCACGCCATTTTATTAAAGCGCAATACGAAGCCATTTTTAAAGAGGCGGATTTGATTTTGATGCCAGTAACGCCAACTAGTGCGTTTGAGTTTGGTTCAAAAGCCGATCCTTTGGAGATGTATTTGAGTGATATTTATACCATTTCACTCAACCTTGCAGGACTTCCAGGTATTTCAGTGCCATTAGGTTTTGATAGTAAAGGGTTGCCAGTTGGTGCTCAGTTAGTTGGTCAAGCATACGGCGAGCAAGCGCTTTTGGATGGGGCGTTGAGCTTAGAGAGAGCATTAGGATTATAG
- the guaB gene encoding IMP dehydrogenase, translated as MKIRKRALTFEDVLLVPKYSEILPKEVDIKTQLTKRIHLNIPLVSAAMDTVTEHRAAIMMARLGGIGIIHKNMDIESQVREIRRVKKSESGIIIDPVSIKASATLRDALAIMSEYRISGVPVIDDTDTLIGILTNRDLRFENDYSKNVEELMTKMPLITVKKGTTLDDAEAIFRTNKVEKLPVVDENNKLAGLITIKDLKKRQEYPHANKDSFGRLRVGAAIGVGQLERARALVEAGVDVLVLDSAHGHSKGIIDTVKLVKKELDIDIIAGNIATAEAAEALVAAGVDGIKVGIGPGSICTTRIVSGVGVPQISAIEECSEVGKKHGVPVIADGGIKYSGDFAKALAAGAQSVMVGSLLAGTDESPGEFITYQGRQYKTYRGMGSIGAMTKGSSDRYFQEGTAADKLVPEGIEGRVPHAGSIRDVLFQMVGGLRSSMGYVGARDILDYQEKAEFVEITSAGLKESHVHDVIITHEAPNYRVN; from the coding sequence ATGAAAATTAGAAAAAGAGCATTGACATTTGAAGACGTATTATTGGTTCCAAAATATTCAGAAATTTTACCCAAAGAAGTTGACATTAAAACACAACTTACCAAACGTATTCATCTTAATATTCCTTTGGTTTCAGCAGCGATGGATACGGTCACAGAGCATAGAGCAGCGATTATGATGGCACGTTTGGGAGGGATTGGCATTATTCATAAAAATATGGATATTGAATCTCAGGTACGTGAAATCAGACGGGTCAAAAAGAGTGAGAGTGGTATTATTATTGATCCTGTTTCTATTAAAGCCAGTGCAACGCTTCGTGATGCCTTAGCGATTATGTCAGAGTATCGTATTTCAGGTGTTCCTGTGATTGATGACACTGATACACTGATTGGTATTTTAACCAACCGTGACCTTCGTTTTGAAAATGACTACAGCAAAAATGTGGAAGAACTAATGACTAAAATGCCGTTAATTACGGTTAAAAAGGGAACCACTTTAGATGATGCAGAAGCCATTTTTAGAACGAATAAAGTTGAAAAACTTCCTGTAGTGGATGAAAACAATAAACTAGCAGGTTTGATTACGATTAAAGATTTAAAAAAACGTCAAGAGTATCCACATGCGAACAAAGACAGTTTTGGAAGACTTCGTGTAGGAGCTGCTATTGGTGTAGGTCAGTTGGAACGTGCACGTGCTTTGGTGGAAGCTGGCGTGGATGTGTTGGTTTTAGACTCAGCACATGGGCATTCCAAAGGAATTATTGATACGGTTAAATTGGTGAAAAAAGAGCTTGATATTGATATTATTGCTGGCAATATCGCCACAGCTGAAGCGGCAGAAGCTTTGGTAGCAGCAGGGGTTGATGGCATTAAAGTGGGTATTGGACCTGGAAGTATTTGTACGACACGGATTGTCTCAGGTGTGGGTGTTCCACAAATTTCTGCCATTGAAGAGTGTTCAGAAGTGGGTAAAAAACATGGTGTTCCTGTGATTGCGGATGGGGGCATTAAATACTCAGGTGATTTTGCCAAAGCCTTAGCAGCAGGTGCTCAAAGCGTTATGGTGGGAAGTTTACTTGCAGGAACGGATGAGAGTCCTGGTGAATTTATTACCTATCAAGGGCGCCAGTATAAAACGTATCGTGGTATGGGAAGCATTGGAGCGATGACCAAAGGAAGCAGCGATCGTTATTTCCAAGAGGGAACGGCGGCGGATAAACTAGTCCCCGAGGGTATTGAAGGCCGTGTACCACACGCTGGCTCTATTCGTGATGTCCTTTTCCAAATGGTGGGTGGACTTCGCTCTTCTATGGGTTATGTGGGTGCACGTGATATTCTTGATTATCAAGAGAAAGCTGAATTTGTTGAAATTACGAGTGCGGGTCTTAAAGAGAGTCATGTGCATGATGTTATTATTACCCACGAAGCACCCAATTACAGAGTCAATTAA
- the metX gene encoding homoserine O-acetyltransferase MetX: protein MKIQTAIAQFDEPLYLESGRILETYELIYEMYGEMNEAKSNVIVVFHALTGSHHAAGRYEGETKAGWWDPLIGDGKVIDTTKFCVICVNILGSCFGSTGPMSINPKTKEPLRLKFPVLTISDMVRAQMNLFDRLGIKEAYAIIGGSLGGMQGLCMSIEYPHFTKRAILLATTYATGPWAIAWNKIAMEGISHDPRFKKGNYHPEDFEEEGLHSFAMGRMAGHISFLSPYSMNKKFGRNYVETDGLYELFGRFQVEKYMEYNGYSFAKRFDPLSYLYIIKAMNIFDAMRNYDSLEDSIQHIKAKLTLVSFKGDCLFMPEEMELIKTTMENMGRGEKVDYVCIDSNYGHDAFLVEYDKFDFYIKKALEAKV, encoded by the coding sequence GTGAAAATACAAACAGCGATTGCTCAGTTTGATGAACCGCTTTATTTGGAGAGTGGACGTATCTTAGAGACGTATGAACTCATATATGAGATGTACGGTGAAATGAACGAAGCAAAAAGCAATGTCATTGTGGTCTTTCACGCACTTACAGGAAGTCATCATGCGGCAGGTCGCTACGAGGGCGAGACCAAAGCGGGATGGTGGGATCCTTTGATTGGCGATGGAAAAGTGATTGATACGACAAAGTTTTGTGTGATCTGTGTCAATATTTTGGGGAGTTGTTTTGGCTCCACGGGCCCCATGAGTATTAATCCTAAAACCAAAGAGCCCTTGCGTTTAAAATTTCCTGTGTTAACCATTAGTGATATGGTAAGAGCCCAGATGAATCTGTTTGATCGTTTGGGTATTAAAGAGGCGTATGCGATTATTGGGGGTTCACTGGGTGGAATGCAAGGGCTTTGTATGTCCATTGAGTACCCTCATTTTACAAAACGAGCCATACTTCTTGCGACAACGTATGCGACAGGGCCTTGGGCGATTGCATGGAATAAGATTGCTATGGAGGGTATTTCGCATGACCCTCGTTTCAAAAAGGGCAATTATCATCCTGAAGATTTTGAAGAAGAGGGCTTGCACAGTTTTGCCATGGGACGAATGGCAGGACACATTAGCTTTTTAAGTCCCTATTCGATGAACAAAAAATTTGGGCGTAATTACGTTGAGACGGACGGTTTGTATGAGCTTTTTGGGCGTTTTCAAGTGGAAAAATACATGGAGTACAACGGGTACAGTTTTGCCAAACGCTTTGATCCTTTAAGTTATCTCTATATTATTAAAGCCATGAATATTTTTGATGCGATGCGCAATTACGACTCTTTGGAAGATTCGATTCAACATATTAAAGCAAAACTCACACTGGTTTCATTTAAAGGTGATTGTCTTTTTATGCCTGAAGAGATGGAATTGATTAAAACAACGATGGAAAATATGGGGCGTGGTGAGAAGGTGGATTATGTCTGCATTGACAGCAATTATGGGCACGATGCCTTTTTAGTTGAGTACGATAAGTTCGATTTTTATATTAAAAAAGCGTTGGAAGCAAAGGTTTAA
- the xseB gene encoding exodeoxyribonuclease VII small subunit yields MHEEKQSFETKLEQAKTILENLSDPELSLEEGMKKYQEGIAILKEATQMLEEAKLTYTKLQEKEVLA; encoded by the coding sequence ATGCACGAAGAAAAACAGAGTTTTGAAACAAAATTAGAACAGGCAAAAACCATTTTAGAAAATCTCTCAGACCCTGAACTCTCCTTAGAAGAGGGTATGAAAAAATACCAAGAGGGGATTGCGATTTTAAAAGAGGCGACCCAAATGCTAGAAGAAGCAAAATTGACCTATACAAAATTGCAAGAGAAGGAAGTATTGGCATGA
- a CDS encoding carbon-nitrogen hydrolase family protein — MKIAALQLSTLPMSEAKLDYYFRICKQKEVEVVLLSEYALNSFFKELESMPISMIKEQSNHKIEVLKKLCAEYDLHVIAPIVNVKGDFCYKCNAHFSPKSVHFFEQQFLINYKHWNEEKFFANTISKYTLPIFLHRGIRFGIVSGYELHFDTVWTEVMRKNVDVVLSATSSTFDSMRRWEELLKMRAMLGNVYILRANRVGTYKEEETWQFYGQSSLVSPFGEVELTLGDKEEMLVATIEKESLNDARKLWGWKKQVSKREAL, encoded by the coding sequence ATGAAAATAGCCGCATTGCAACTGAGCACACTGCCGATGAGTGAAGCAAAGTTGGATTATTACTTTCGTATTTGCAAACAAAAAGAGGTTGAAGTGGTCTTGCTGAGTGAGTACGCACTTAATAGCTTTTTTAAAGAGCTAGAGAGTATGCCTATCTCGATGATTAAAGAGCAATCTAACCATAAAATCGAAGTTTTAAAAAAGCTCTGTGCTGAGTATGATTTGCATGTTATTGCGCCTATTGTCAATGTCAAGGGTGATTTTTGTTACAAATGCAATGCCCATTTTTCACCCAAATCGGTGCACTTTTTTGAGCAACAATTTTTGATTAATTATAAGCATTGGAACGAAGAGAAGTTTTTTGCCAATACCATTTCAAAATATACCTTGCCTATTTTCTTGCATCGAGGCATTCGCTTTGGTATTGTCAGTGGGTATGAACTGCATTTTGATACGGTATGGACTGAGGTGATGCGTAAAAACGTGGATGTTGTCCTGAGTGCCACATCTTCTACGTTTGATTCCATGAGACGTTGGGAAGAGCTTTTAAAAATGCGTGCGATGCTAGGAAATGTCTACATTTTACGAGCAAATCGTGTGGGCACGTACAAAGAAGAAGAGACATGGCAGTTTTACGGACAAAGTAGTCTGGTATCGCCTTTTGGTGAGGTTGAACTTACCTTAGGGGATAAAGAAGAGATGCTTGTCGCAACTATTGAAAAAGAAAGTTTAAACGATGCACGAAAATTGTGGGGTTGGAAAAAACAGGTGAGCAAGCGAGAAGCGTTATGA
- a CDS encoding HesA/MoeB/ThiF family protein, producing MMAYFHRQIQLWGEEIQASLHDKKIVIIGCGGLGSSLAYALGSSGIGEIHLVDFDTVSVHNIHRQIAFKVGDEGKYKAEVVKQSIEERCPYVKVFAHVEALEAFTCKEISVDLIIDATDNLPTRSLIDAYAKSVNTPWIYGSVEAFNGHVCFFEKSGFGAFKVSDKKPAGIAAPIVMHIASLQANLALRYLAGLSVKKDRLYYLYFNDEGELMTQKFSMPTT from the coding sequence ATGATGGCGTATTTTCACAGGCAAATTCAGCTGTGGGGTGAAGAGATACAAGCCTCTTTGCACGATAAAAAGATTGTGATTATTGGGTGTGGAGGACTGGGAAGTTCTTTAGCCTATGCGCTAGGCAGTTCGGGTATTGGTGAGATTCATCTGGTTGATTTTGATACGGTGAGTGTGCATAATATTCACCGTCAAATCGCTTTTAAAGTCGGTGATGAGGGCAAATACAAAGCCGAAGTGGTGAAACAAAGCATTGAAGAGCGTTGCCCTTACGTGAAGGTTTTTGCGCATGTAGAAGCTTTGGAAGCCTTTACATGTAAAGAAATTAGCGTTGATTTAATCATCGATGCCACCGATAATTTACCCACACGCTCTTTGATTGATGCCTATGCCAAAAGTGTGAATACTCCGTGGATTTATGGTTCAGTGGAAGCCTTTAATGGACACGTCTGTTTTTTTGAAAAGAGTGGTTTTGGTGCGTTTAAAGTCAGTGACAAAAAGCCTGCAGGCATTGCGGCTCCTATTGTTATGCACATTGCCTCGTTACAAGCCAATCTAGCCTTACGCTATCTTGCGGGGCTTAGTGTGAAAAAAGATAGGCTCTATTACCTCTATTTTAATGATGAGGGTGAACTGATGACCCAAAAATTCAGTATGCCTACCACCTAA
- a CDS encoding succinyldiaminopimelate transaminase — translation MHFQPYPFEKLSELLKNITPNSAYPAVSLTIGEPQFDTPDFIQEALKQNSALLNKYPKSLGEVCVNEAQRSFVKKRFGVELKASELISTFGTREVLFNFPQYFLFDKPNPVMAYTNPFYQIYEGSAIASRANVIHLNLTKENAFKPDINIPELQNANLIILNFPNNPTTSTLSLEELGEWVRFALKHDIVLLNDECYSEIYAETKPVSLLEASLHVGNHSFKNVLVVNSISKRSSAPSLRSGFIAGDATILKGYAQYRTYVGMGIPMPIQMASALAWSDMEHVEHTRKEYAKNLSLAQEILGVSKVDATFYIWLEVGDDIAFTCKLYEAKNIKVLPGRFVGREGMGEGYVRIALVENSEKTEKILKEIAAFMKENH, via the coding sequence TTGCATTTTCAACCCTATCCCTTTGAAAAATTAAGTGAATTACTTAAAAATATAACACCAAACAGTGCGTATCCAGCTGTTTCTTTAACCATTGGTGAACCGCAGTTTGATACGCCTGATTTTATACAAGAAGCCTTGAAGCAAAACAGCGCTCTTTTAAATAAATACCCAAAATCCTTAGGCGAAGTGTGTGTCAATGAAGCACAGCGCAGTTTTGTGAAAAAGCGTTTTGGTGTGGAACTAAAAGCCAGTGAGCTTATTTCTACGTTTGGAACCAGAGAAGTGTTGTTTAATTTTCCACAATACTTTTTGTTCGATAAACCCAATCCTGTGATGGCGTACACCAATCCCTTTTATCAGATTTATGAAGGCTCAGCGATTGCGAGTCGTGCAAACGTCATTCATCTTAATCTTACCAAAGAGAATGCCTTTAAGCCTGATATAAATATACCTGAGCTTCAAAATGCGAATTTGATTATCTTAAATTTTCCGAACAATCCAACGACTTCCACCCTCTCTTTAGAAGAGTTAGGCGAATGGGTGCGCTTTGCACTCAAACATGATATTGTGCTTTTAAACGATGAGTGTTACAGTGAAATTTATGCTGAAACAAAGCCTGTATCGCTCCTAGAAGCCTCTTTACATGTAGGAAATCACAGCTTTAAAAATGTATTGGTTGTGAACTCCATCTCTAAACGAAGCTCAGCCCCTAGTTTGCGTTCAGGTTTTATTGCAGGAGATGCAACTATTTTAAAAGGGTATGCGCAGTATCGAACCTATGTGGGTATGGGGATTCCTATGCCGATTCAAATGGCGTCAGCCCTTGCATGGAGCGATATGGAACATGTGGAACACACCCGCAAAGAGTACGCTAAAAACCTCTCTTTAGCGCAGGAGATTTTGGGTGTTTCAAAAGTGGATGCTACCTTTTACATTTGGTTGGAAGTGGGCGATGATATTGCCTTTACATGTAAACTCTATGAAGCGAAAAATATCAAAGTTTTACCAGGGCGATTTGTAGGACGTGAGGGCATGGGTGAGGGATATGTGCGTATTGCGCTGGTGGAAAACAGTGAAAAAACCGAAAAAATTTTAAAAGAGATTGCAGCGTTTATGAAGGAAAATCATTGA
- the murC gene encoding UDP-N-acetylmuramate--L-alanine ligase, which yields MKRRVHFVGIGGIGLSALAKYLKQEGYEITGSDIKATKITAGLEELGIPVRIPHDADCINEQDLVVYSAVIKPDNVELVRAREKGIAIMPRREALLFILKDRRVFSVCGAHGKSTTSAMLASLIEGSLVIGAESKQYGTNMYYKEGNNVIFEADESDESFLNSNPYVAVVPNAEPEHMEYYNYDLNRFYGAYRHFLQSAKIRVINAEDEFLSTLTELEATRLYPSKDIKNIQTLMHEGEPYTSFELKDLGRFEVWGIGAHMALNASLAILAALHEMDVESARTKLKFYKGIKKRFDIIAKEENFALIDDYGHHPTEIKATLNSAKIYANLMGFKKVTAIWQPHKYSRTIDNLQSFVSCFEGVDELVILPVWKAGEKEVFIDFEAEFARYKPLFAPRIYRKNDSIEVCPNEANQRVFDEGLVISFGAGDITYQLRGVI from the coding sequence TTGAAAAGAAGAGTTCATTTTGTAGGTATTGGGGGCATTGGGCTCTCTGCTTTGGCAAAGTATTTAAAGCAAGAGGGTTATGAGATTACAGGCTCGGATATTAAAGCGACTAAAATTACAGCGGGGCTAGAAGAGCTAGGAATTCCTGTGCGTATTCCCCATGATGCGGATTGTATTAATGAGCAAGATTTGGTGGTCTACTCAGCGGTCATTAAACCTGATAATGTGGAGTTGGTACGTGCTCGTGAAAAAGGAATCGCCATTATGCCACGCCGTGAAGCACTTTTGTTTATTTTAAAAGACAGACGGGTTTTTTCCGTCTGTGGAGCGCATGGAAAAAGTACTACCAGTGCGATGCTTGCCTCATTGATTGAGGGCTCTTTGGTCATTGGGGCGGAGAGTAAGCAGTATGGCACCAATATGTACTACAAAGAGGGCAATAATGTCATTTTTGAAGCCGATGAGAGCGATGAGAGTTTTTTAAATTCAAATCCTTATGTGGCGGTTGTGCCTAATGCTGAACCTGAGCATATGGAGTATTATAACTACGATTTGAACCGTTTTTATGGGGCGTATCGCCATTTTTTGCAGAGTGCGAAGATTCGTGTGATTAACGCAGAAGATGAGTTTTTGAGTACATTAACCGAACTAGAAGCGACCAGACTCTATCCTAGCAAGGACATTAAAAACATTCAAACTCTGATGCATGAGGGTGAGCCGTATACCTCTTTTGAACTCAAAGATTTGGGGCGTTTTGAGGTATGGGGCATTGGAGCGCATATGGCGCTGAATGCGTCATTGGCGATTTTGGCTGCCTTGCATGAGATGGATGTAGAGAGTGCGCGCACAAAACTAAAATTTTACAAAGGCATTAAAAAGCGTTTTGATATTATTGCCAAAGAGGAGAATTTTGCGCTGATTGATGATTATGGGCATCATCCAACGGAGATTAAAGCGACCCTCAATTCAGCGAAAATCTATGCTAATTTAATGGGCTTTAAAAAAGTAACGGCGATTTGGCAACCACACAAATACTCACGCACCATTGATAATTTGCAGAGTTTTGTCTCCTGTTTTGAGGGTGTGGATGAGCTGGTGATTTTACCCGTATGGAAAGCAGGTGAAAAAGAGGTATTTATTGATTTTGAAGCAGAGTTTGCACGCTATAAACCACTTTTTGCGCCTCGCATTTACCGAAAAAATGATAGTATAGAGGTATGCCCAAACGAAGCAAATCAGCGTGTGTTTGATGAGGGATTGGTGATTAGTTTTGGTGCGGGCGATATTACCTATCAACTTCGAGGAGTTATCTGA
- a CDS encoding endonuclease MutS2, with translation MEKLFSKLDLVDYASSFKHFLAREKPLFMEGDANLHYKLIHELLMRDRLKPLPEVPNLDVALMHLSKMGVLRLSEIFAFVQMIAYFLYLKSILREQSLGEWMERILIPEELQRICDYFDDKGELKASVDEQFAHIAKSLKMVKEEMNSTLRRLISTEKIALYLADKQIHYINNQEALLVRGGFNHVLKGNVIGRSSSGFFYVVPEALSKLVSRESELLDKKEELVYTYAKQISSLFSKQLKFLSFANKEFDRFDAYYARVAYAREKDMDFVLPSKGNALKLENFAHPALLHPKPISIDFSKQVLMITGVNAGGKTMLLKSILSAAILSKYLLPMRIDAKHSTIGSFKEVFAILDDPQNVKNDISTFAGRMSEFSKLFGKKATLVGVDEIELGTDADEAANLFKVMIEKLIDKEMKIVITTHHKRLASLLATHPEVELLAAIYDEKTERPTYSFLKGTIGKSYAFETALRYGIPQTLVAEARVLYGEDKEKLNDLIQKNIDLELKMRQTSEELETKLHEVEKLKLSLKDEKERVKDEFELAYSKMAKEFQEAIGEAKKAIKSTDTKESHRLLNKANQLHQETKKVIPEHKPEPLVVGDRIKYGSSKGVIKSIKKEEAMIECDGISLRVPLSKLKRSGNPPKAQRAGVSISKETPSASMILDLHGLRADEAIERLDKFLSDALMSGFDEVLVYHGIGTGKLAYAVRTFLSSYPALVSYGDAPINMGGFGATLIKL, from the coding sequence ATGGAAAAGCTTTTTTCAAAACTTGATTTGGTTGATTATGCGAGCTCATTCAAGCATTTTTTAGCCCGTGAAAAACCTCTGTTTATGGAAGGTGATGCTAATTTACACTATAAACTGATTCATGAACTTCTTATGCGTGATCGCTTAAAGCCTTTGCCTGAAGTGCCTAATTTAGATGTGGCACTGATGCATTTGAGTAAAATGGGTGTGCTAAGGCTTAGCGAAATTTTTGCCTTTGTGCAGATGATTGCTTACTTCCTCTACCTCAAATCCATTTTGCGTGAGCAGAGTTTGGGCGAGTGGATGGAGCGTATTTTAATTCCCGAAGAGCTTCAACGAATTTGTGACTATTTTGATGACAAAGGTGAGCTTAAGGCGAGTGTGGATGAACAGTTTGCGCATATTGCTAAAAGCTTGAAGATGGTTAAAGAGGAGATGAACTCTACGCTGAGACGTCTCATCTCTACGGAGAAAATCGCCCTGTATTTAGCCGATAAACAGATACATTACATCAACAACCAAGAAGCGCTTTTAGTGCGTGGTGGATTCAATCATGTCTTAAAAGGCAATGTCATTGGGCGCAGTAGCAGTGGCTTTTTTTACGTGGTTCCAGAAGCACTCTCAAAGTTGGTCAGTCGTGAAAGTGAACTTTTAGATAAAAAAGAGGAGTTGGTCTATACCTATGCCAAACAAATCTCTTCGCTTTTTAGCAAGCAGTTAAAATTCTTGAGCTTTGCGAACAAAGAGTTTGACCGTTTTGATGCCTACTATGCCAGAGTCGCTTATGCCAGAGAAAAAGATATGGATTTTGTGCTTCCTTCCAAAGGCAATGCCTTAAAACTGGAAAATTTTGCCCATCCAGCCCTCTTGCATCCAAAGCCTATTAGCATTGACTTTAGTAAACAAGTACTCATGATAACAGGTGTGAATGCGGGTGGAAAGACCATGCTTTTAAAATCCATACTTTCAGCTGCCATTTTAAGTAAATACCTCCTGCCTATGCGCATTGATGCGAAACACTCCACCATTGGTTCGTTTAAAGAGGTTTTTGCCATTTTAGATGACCCTCAAAATGTGAAAAATGACATTTCAACCTTTGCGGGGCGCATGAGCGAATTTAGCAAACTCTTTGGTAAAAAAGCAACGCTTGTGGGCGTGGATGAAATCGAATTAGGAACAGATGCCGATGAAGCGGCCAATCTTTTTAAAGTGATGATTGAAAAACTCATTGATAAAGAGATGAAAATCGTCATTACCACGCACCATAAACGCCTAGCATCCCTTTTGGCGACACACCCTGAGGTAGAGCTTTTAGCCGCCATTTACGATGAAAAAACCGAACGTCCGACGTACAGTTTTTTAAAAGGAACCATAGGGAAAAGTTATGCCTTTGAAACCGCTCTTCGGTATGGGATTCCCCAAACACTCGTGGCAGAGGCTAGGGTGTTGTACGGTGAGGATAAAGAGAAGCTCAACGATTTGATTCAAAAGAACATTGATTTGGAGCTGAAAATGCGCCAAACTTCTGAAGAATTAGAGACAAAATTGCATGAGGTTGAAAAACTTAAACTCTCGTTAAAAGATGAAAAAGAGCGCGTCAAAGATGAGTTTGAACTGGCGTACTCAAAGATGGCAAAAGAGTTTCAAGAAGCCATTGGTGAAGCCAAAAAAGCCATTAAAAGTACCGATACCAAAGAGTCTCATCGTCTTTTAAATAAAGCCAATCAACTCCATCAAGAGACCAAAAAGGTGATTCCAGAGCATAAGCCTGAACCATTGGTCGTGGGTGATAGAATTAAATACGGAAGCTCAAAAGGTGTGATTAAGAGCATTAAAAAAGAAGAGGCGATGATTGAGTGCGATGGTATTAGCCTTCGTGTGCCTCTCTCTAAACTGAAGCGCAGTGGCAATCCGCCAAAAGCCCAACGTGCGGGTGTGAGTATCTCCAAAGAGACCCCCAGCGCTTCGATGATATTAGATTTGCATGGGCTAAGGGCGGATGAGGCGATAGAGCGTCTTGATAAATTTTTAAGCGATGCCTTAATGAGTGGGTTTGATGAGGTGTTGGTCTATCATGGTATTGGGACGGGCAAACTTGCCTATGCGGTGAGAACCTTTTTAAGTAGCTATCCTGCATTGGTTTCGTATGGCGATGCGCCAATTAACATGGGTGGATTTGGTGCCACGCTGATTAAACTTTAA